One window of the Deinococcus ruber genome contains the following:
- a CDS encoding ATP-binding protein — translation MKLHVLGGLSFSGPEAQTLAIQLNAWVCAVLAVSSGRMDRERLAELLWPGVGPAAARSALRQRLHRLKQTPLLGSLHLGEHTLAWTGDSDVAAFRAACAAGDSEAALSHYSGLLLLGVPFPPHQDFSEWLEVERAQLHAEYLRMLWQAVREREERGDLGGAVLLLRRAVQLSSASDSHTADTQAPEILSELLTRLLRLNERAEARLLLSHFETRLRQELGAPLPPALEAIAVQLQAVQAHGTDRIADARRLPAYLTTFVGRRHELYTALNLLTSPDPARRWLTLSGPGGIGKTRLATEVAQRYAAQTGEEVLFTALAPLSSERQVVEALLMGLDEPLEAAAPPQERLLRALAGKRLLLVLDNFEHLMDAAQLVPTILTACPQVRILITSRERLDYQAESVLRLGGLDDEHGDEIRDPADAHARSARLFIERASRADASFDASRWQAAVRRIAHRCAGLPLALELAATWVGETSPDQLSRQLDVTWDVLHTTLRDLPERHRSLRAVFEYSWNALPEKLQQCYANLAVLRSPFGAQAAAQVADVSEADLNLLERRSLLTNSAGLYGWHENLREYALEQLGERLVSLQNRHLWYFVQLAEEAAPRLRGLAQVQTLESLAAHLPDLRSALDHAFLTRQTEAGLRLAGALHWFWYVRGYHEQGLEALNTALALADNRSTTATPAYALALRAAGSLSVERGQIEQALQHYEASLTAYQALGDVAGQAQVWHGRGVLQRDQGQYSQARTAFDTALLLWERCGDRHGYATTLNDLGILMAYQEDDAAARTFFQGSLELKREVGDVQGVAYALNNLSSVTDDLKERLRLDRESLRIKQELGDVQGCAVGHTNCGGTALQLGRPADAAQHFIQALGLIRHLGKLSTLPAILLEVSKLAQQQQRPDVVRTLTEAALRSDGQAGVRVRPHQRTGLERLSVWAVDSLSEKGQKNVSLHAAHTLPEATEAALMFLNGNADWLTETQGKALRTSP, via the coding sequence GTGAAGCTGCATGTCCTGGGCGGACTGTCGTTCAGTGGGCCAGAAGCGCAGACGCTGGCGATTCAACTGAACGCCTGGGTTTGCGCGGTGCTGGCGGTATCGTCGGGCCGGATGGACCGTGAGCGTCTGGCCGAGCTGTTATGGCCCGGTGTCGGCCCTGCGGCGGCGCGAAGTGCCCTGCGCCAGCGCCTGCACCGCCTGAAGCAGACGCCGCTGCTGGGCAGCCTGCATCTGGGTGAACACACCCTGGCCTGGACGGGCGATTCTGACGTGGCAGCGTTCCGGGCTGCCTGTGCTGCCGGAGACAGCGAGGCGGCGCTGTCGCATTACAGCGGTCTGCTGCTGCTGGGTGTACCCTTTCCGCCGCATCAGGATTTCAGTGAGTGGCTGGAAGTCGAGCGGGCGCAGCTTCATGCCGAGTATCTGCGGATGCTGTGGCAGGCGGTGCGCGAGCGCGAGGAACGCGGCGATCTGGGCGGCGCGGTGTTGCTGCTGCGGCGAGCGGTTCAGCTCAGCTCGGCGTCGGACAGCCACACTGCCGATACCCAGGCTCCCGAGATTCTCTCGGAGCTGCTGACGCGGCTGCTGCGGCTGAACGAACGCGCCGAGGCCCGGCTGCTGCTCAGCCACTTCGAAACTCGGCTGCGTCAGGAACTGGGTGCGCCGCTTCCTCCTGCTCTGGAGGCCATCGCGGTGCAGCTTCAGGCAGTGCAGGCCCACGGAACAGACCGGATCGCCGACGCCCGCCGCCTGCCCGCCTACCTCACGACCTTCGTGGGTCGCCGCCACGAGCTGTATACGGCACTGAATCTGCTGACGTCGCCTGATCCGGCTCGCCGCTGGCTGACGCTGAGCGGGCCGGGCGGAATCGGCAAGACGCGGCTGGCAACCGAGGTCGCGCAGCGCTACGCGGCCCAGACCGGGGAGGAGGTGCTGTTCACGGCCCTGGCTCCCCTGAGCAGCGAGCGGCAGGTGGTCGAGGCGCTGCTGATGGGCCTGGACGAACCGCTGGAAGCGGCTGCCCCCCCGCAGGAACGTCTGCTGCGTGCCCTGGCCGGAAAACGCCTGCTGCTGGTGCTCGACAATTTTGAGCATCTGATGGACGCTGCTCAGCTCGTGCCGACGATTCTGACGGCGTGTCCACAGGTGCGGATTCTCATCACGTCGCGCGAACGGCTGGATTATCAGGCGGAGAGCGTGTTGCGGCTGGGCGGCCTGGACGACGAACACGGCGATGAGATCCGCGATCCGGCAGACGCACATGCCCGCTCGGCGCGGCTGTTTATCGAGCGGGCCAGCCGCGCCGACGCCTCGTTCGATGCGTCTCGCTGGCAGGCAGCTGTCAGGCGGATTGCCCACCGCTGTGCCGGGCTGCCGCTGGCGCTGGAACTGGCGGCGACGTGGGTGGGCGAGACGTCGCCCGATCAGCTCTCAAGGCAACTCGATGTGACCTGGGACGTGCTGCACACCACGCTGCGCGATCTGCCGGAGCGTCACCGTTCGCTGCGGGCGGTGTTCGAGTATTCCTGGAATGCCCTCCCAGAGAAGCTTCAGCAGTGCTATGCGAATCTGGCGGTGCTGCGTTCGCCGTTCGGAGCGCAGGCGGCGGCACAGGTGGCCGATGTCAGCGAGGCCGATCTGAATCTGCTGGAACGCCGCTCGCTGCTGACGAATTCGGCGGGGCTGTACGGCTGGCACGAGAATCTGCGTGAGTACGCCCTGGAACAACTGGGTGAGCGGCTGGTCAGCCTTCAGAATCGCCATCTGTGGTACTTCGTGCAGCTGGCCGAGGAAGCCGCGCCCCGGCTGCGTGGGCTGGCGCAGGTGCAGACGCTGGAATCGCTGGCCGCCCACCTTCCCGACCTCCGCAGCGCTCTCGACCACGCTTTCCTGACGCGCCAGACCGAAGCGGGTCTGCGGCTGGCCGGAGCGCTGCACTGGTTCTGGTACGTGCGCGGTTACCACGAGCAGGGGCTGGAGGCGCTGAATACCGCGCTGGCACTGGCCGACAACAGGTCCACCACCGCCACGCCCGCCTACGCACTGGCACTGCGGGCGGCGGGCAGTCTGTCGGTCGAGCGGGGTCAGATAGAGCAGGCGTTACAGCACTATGAGGCGTCTCTGACGGCATATCAGGCGCTGGGTGACGTGGCTGGACAGGCACAGGTATGGCACGGGCGAGGTGTCCTTCAGCGCGACCAGGGGCAGTATTCGCAGGCCCGCACTGCCTTCGACACGGCGCTGCTGCTGTGGGAGCGCTGTGGAGACCGGCACGGCTACGCCACCACCCTGAACGATCTGGGCATTCTGATGGCGTATCAGGAGGACGACGCGGCGGCCCGCACCTTCTTCCAGGGCAGTCTGGAACTGAAGCGCGAGGTGGGCGACGTGCAGGGAGTGGCCTACGCGCTGAACAATCTGTCGTCTGTCACCGACGACCTGAAGGAGCGGCTGCGCCTCGACCGCGAGAGTCTGCGGATCAAGCAGGAGCTGGGCGACGTGCAGGGCTGTGCAGTCGGGCATACCAACTGCGGCGGAACCGCGCTGCAACTGGGGCGACCTGCCGACGCGGCCCAGCACTTCATTCAGGCACTCGGTCTGATCCGGCACCTGGGCAAACTCAGCACATTGCCCGCCATCCTGCTGGAGGTATCGAAGCTGGCCCAGCAGCAGCAGCGTCCTGACGTGGTTCGGACGCTGACGGAAGCCGCGCTGCGTTCCGATGGACAGGCGGGCGTGCGGGTGCGGCCTCATCAGCGCACGGGCCTGGAACGACTGAGCGTGTGGGCTGTCGACAGCCTTTCGGAAAAGGGTCAGAAGAACGTGTCGCTGCACGCAGCCCACACGCTGCCCGAAGCGACGGAAGCCGCGCTGATGTTTCTGAACGGAAACGCTGACTGGCTGACCGAGACTCAGGGAAAGGCGCTCCGGACGAGTCCCTGA